A region of the Flintibacter sp. KGMB00164 genome:
CTCCCCTTCTCCGGGTCATTTTTCCCCCGAAAAACGGCTCCAGAGCAGAATCTGCTCAAAACCCTTGTGCCCCAAGGGTTTTGAGCTTCCCATTTTTGGAGGCCTTTCCGCTGCGGTTTGGAGGTTCTTATGTCAGACGAAAAACGTCCCGGCGAGGACCAGGGCTACACCCCCGCCTCCCCGGTGAAGCGGACCCTGGCCTGGATCGGTCTGAGCTACATGGTGATCCTCGTGGCTCTGACCACCTATTACTTTTTTACCGGCACCACGCTGGGTAACCTGGGTCCCCTGCTGACAGTGCCCGGTCTCATCGGCCTGGGCGCGGTGAGCATTGTGAGCTGGAGCTCCACCGGCCGGCCGGGCAAGGTGCCCGCCATTCTTCTGGCCGTGATGTGCTGGGCGTTGGCGCTGGCTACCCTGCCCATCGGCATTGCCGGACTGCTGAGCAACTTTGGAGGTTGACGCTGTGAAGGAGATCATATCTTCCGGCCTGGCAGAGCTGGGCCTTGCCGACCGGGTGCCGGAACACGCCCCGGAACAGCTGGCTGAGTACGGTCGGCTGATGCTGGAGAAAAACCAGGTGATGAATCTCACCGCCATCCGGGAGGAGGACGGGGTTGCCCGGCTGCACATGCTGGACAGCGCCGCCCTGCTCAACTGGGGAGACTTTGAGGGCAAGACGTTGCTTGACGTGGGCACCGGCGCCGGTCTGCCCGGCCTGCCGCTGAAAATCCTGGTCCCCTCCCTCCAGGTCACCCTGCTGGACAGCCTGAACAAGCGGGTGGACTGGCTCAATGAGGTGTGCGTCCAGCTGGGTCTGGAGGGCATCCAGGCCGTCCACGCCCGGGCGGAAGAGCAGGCTCTGGTAAAGGGCTGGCGGGACGGGTTCGATGTGGTCACCGCCCGTGCCGTGGCCGAGCTACGCCTTCTGTGCGAGCTGTGCCTGCCCTTTGTCAAGGTGGGCGGCGTGTTCCTGGCCATGAAGTCGGTAGACAGCCAGGACGAGCTGGATCAGGCCGCCCACTGCATCAAAATGTTAGGCGGCCGGGTGGAGACTGTGATGGACTACCCTGTCCCCGGTGCGGGAGTGACCCACCGTCTTATCCCCATCCGCAAGGTGGCTCCCACGCTGAAAGGCTATCCCAGAAGATGGGCTAAAATCCAAAAGAATCCGCTCTGATTTTGGCTTAATTTGGTTTATTGTTGCCTTTTTTTGCTTTTGAGTGAAAATTATTTTAATTTGACCATATTTTTTTCAAAAAAATCATTGACGTACCTTAGATTTGTGATAGACTGGAATTGGTGTATAGGAGGAATTTCATGGGAAGCGTAATCGTAGTTACCTCCGGCAAGGGAGGAACTGGAAAAACCTCCATCACCGGCGGCGTGGGCTCCTGCCTGGCCAGGCTGGGCAAGAGCGTGCTGTGCATTGACATGGACATCGGTCTGCGCAATCTGGACATCTCCCTGGGACTCAGCGACCGGGCTCTGATGGACTTTTCCGATGTTGTGTTTGGCCGCTGCTCTCTGGAAAAGGCGGCGGTGAGCCACCCGGATCTGCCCGGCCTGTCTTTGCTGACCGCCCCTATGTCCTTTACCCCTCAATTGACCCAGTGGCAGGTTCAGGAGCTGCTGGATGCGGCCCGGAAGCGGTATGATTATATTATGATCGACTCCCCTGCCGGCCTGGGACCCGGCTTTCAGCTGGCCTCCTGCGGCGCGGACCGGGCTCTGGTGGTATCCACCAACGACGCCTCCTCCCTGCGGGACGCCCAGCGCACTGTGGCTGAGCTGGACCGTTTGGAGCAGATCCATCTGGTCATGAACCGCATCCAACCCAAGCTACTGCGCCAGCTGCGCACCACCATTGACGACGCCATGGACGCCGCGGGCCTGCCCCTCATCGGCGTGGTCCCCGAGGACCCCAGAGTCATTTTGTCGGCCAATCAGGGCCGTCCCTTGATCCTGGGCGGACGGCAGGGCGCCGCCAATGCCTGTTTAAATATCGCAAAACGAATCCAGGGCCTTCGCGTGCCCATCATGCGTATTCGCTGACTTTTTCCTTTTTATTACGATTACAAGGAGGTAACCGCCACCATGAATATCGCTATCATGTGTCATAACCGCAAGCAGGAGCTGATGGTACAGTTCTGTACCGCTTATTGCGGCATCCTGTCTAAGCATACCGTCTGCGCCACCAATGCCACCGGACGGATGGTGGCGGAGGCCACCGGTCTGCCGGTCAATCTCTTTTTGTCCCATGAGCATGGCGGCATTGAGCAGATCGGCCAGCGCATCATCTACAACGAGATCGACCTGGTCCTCTTCTTCAACTCTCCCCAGGACAACAGCATGGATGAGGATGTCATGTATATCGCCCGTCTGTGCGATCAGCACTCCGTACCTATGGCAACCAACGTGGCTACCGCGGAGCTGCTTATCCACGGCCTGGCCCGGGGCGATCTGGACTGGCGTATCGTCATGAACCCCAACCGGGTTCCCTTTGCCCTGTAAGGCAGAAAGATTGATTTTTTCCCCTATTTAGGGTATCATAGCACCATATAACCGCCATGACGGCGCATGAGTAGTCCGGTTACCGCCCGACAGAGAGAAACCCCACGGCTGAAAGGGTTTTAGGGAGATGGCCCGGAGGAAGACGGCGCTACCAGCGGGCTCGGAGACGGGCGCGGTCTCCCCTGCCGCAACACAGGGGCGAAAGGGAACGGGGTCGCCCTGTTCTGAAATTGGGTGGCACCACGAAGCGTTTTCTTAGGCGCTCTCGTCCCAATCCTGGGACGAGAGCGCCTACTTTTCTTGTAAGAAAAGTAGGCAAAAGAACTTTCTGCAAAGCTTCGCTTTGCTTCTGGGGTTCCGCCCTGCGGGGCGGCGGTAGTCGGGCAGATGCCACCAGCAACTGCCCAGCTGCCACGGTTTTGCCAGAGTAGGCGGTGTCCGTACAGCGCGCACACCTTAAATTTCCGCTTGGTAGGGCCTAAGGCCCGGGGCAAGAAGGACCAAATGGTCTTGTTTTAGGCCGCCGGGAGGATTCTACGATCTGACAGGAGAGCGTCCCCCGTAAATGGGGGTCCGGGGCGACGACGCCTATGAGCGCCCGCTCCGCGCAGGCGCTCATCGAAGGAGTCCCCCGGCGATTCTTTGGTGACTTTCTGATCACTCAGAAAATCACATCCCCGTCCTGGTTTTAAAAAATACTTCAAAGAAAGGATTTTGATACCGATGAGTAAAATTCAACCTCGCACCCTGTCCGGCTTCATGGAGCTCCTTCCCGCCCGTCAGGCCCAGTTTGACCGCATGGTAGAGATCCTGCGGGAAACCTATTCTCTCTACGGCTTCACTCCCCTGGACACCCCCCTCATTGAGGCCAGCGAGGTGCTGCTGGCCAAGGGCGGCGGCGAGACCGAGAAGCAGATCTACCGCTTCATGAAGGGCGACACCGACCTGTCTCTGCGCTTTGACCTCACGGTTCCTCTGGCCAAGTACGTGGCCCTCAATTACAGCAAGCTCACCTTCCCCTTCCGCCGCTTTCAGATCGGCAAGGTGTACCGTGGCGAGCGCGCCCAGCGCGGCCGCTTCCGTGAGTTCTATCAGGCCGACATTGACGTCATCGGCGACGGGAAGCTGGACATCTCCAACGA
Encoded here:
- the minD gene encoding septum site-determining protein MinD, with the translated sequence MGSVIVVTSGKGGTGKTSITGGVGSCLARLGKSVLCIDMDIGLRNLDISLGLSDRALMDFSDVVFGRCSLEKAAVSHPDLPGLSLLTAPMSFTPQLTQWQVQELLDAARKRYDYIMIDSPAGLGPGFQLASCGADRALVVSTNDASSLRDAQRTVAELDRLEQIHLVMNRIQPKLLRQLRTTIDDAMDAAGLPLIGVVPEDPRVILSANQGRPLILGGRQGAANACLNIAKRIQGLRVPIMRIR
- the rsmG gene encoding 16S rRNA (guanine(527)-N(7))-methyltransferase RsmG; this encodes MKEIISSGLAELGLADRVPEHAPEQLAEYGRLMLEKNQVMNLTAIREEDGVARLHMLDSAALLNWGDFEGKTLLDVGTGAGLPGLPLKILVPSLQVTLLDSLNKRVDWLNEVCVQLGLEGIQAVHARAEEQALVKGWRDGFDVVTARAVAELRLLCELCLPFVKVGGVFLAMKSVDSQDELDQAAHCIKMLGGRVETVMDYPVPGAGVTHRLIPIRKVAPTLKGYPRRWAKIQKNPL
- a CDS encoding methylglyoxal synthase, with translation MNIAIMCHNRKQELMVQFCTAYCGILSKHTVCATNATGRMVAEATGLPVNLFLSHEHGGIEQIGQRIIYNEIDLVLFFNSPQDNSMDEDVMYIARLCDQHSVPMATNVATAELLIHGLARGDLDWRIVMNPNRVPFAL